The genomic region GGGACATTGGCTCCATGCCATCTCAAAGTGTGTCAGTCACAAGCTCAGTCTGTGCAGCACTACTGGCCTATTCTTTGAAAGACTTTTAGATAAACAGCTGACTGCCACAGAGCATTTGAGAGCTGGAGGTTATGGGTCTTGGTAACAAACAACAAACTGTAGGGCAAAGTTGTCTCTTTAAAGTGCCTTCACTTCCTACCAATGACACTTAACTAAATTGTTCCAAAGCTAGTTTTGTTTAAAGTCTTCTTTCCCCAACCTTTGTCAGGTTTTAGGAGCTCTGGATTTGAACACTCGGGATCCCTGTGTTTGAACATTACTCCAAGGGGCGTGTCAGATACGACAATAGTCTCCCTGGAGTTCACCCCTGAACTTCTCATATTTTGCTGGGACAGAAAGAATGACTGTTTATAAACTCATGATTGGAGTATCCCTCCATCATGCcatcagcaaaaggaaaaacaagcacttctctgctggttttgtttaGCTGCTGCTTGCCGGCAAATTGGCTGGTTGCTACTCTTTCAGCTATTTGGGAGCGGATTTTTTATGGCAGTTGCATTCTGTTGTGTGGGGATGGGGTCTAGCACACCAGATTTCTCTTTGCTTAGGTATGTGTTCTTTCTTGTGGTgcttaagaaaaaagaagcacctttttctcttcctctctgcctctcagCAAAGCTTTGGGCAACTGTCTTCAGAAGAATTTAGTGCTTTCCACGCACAGCCTAGTAAAATTTTCATGGACATGATTTCTGTTAAGGGAAACAGTGGAGCATACATAATCCCATGATGATAGGGTAAGATTTTTGTAGTGCTGTGCAAATTTAAAACATATTgtgttatttaatttaaataatgcaCAGCATGAAATGTTTACTCTGTCTTTAATCATAAAACCTTCACTACTAAAACAAAAGTCTAATTGAGAGAACCCCTATCTATGCTATCACCTACTAATTACCTACATTTACTGATGATAATACTCTTCTGCACATGTATATATAAGAACAAGGCTCTAATGCAGTAATTTGTTTTCAGTCAGACTTGCTGTTAAAACCATTCTTTGTTGCCAGAGTAGGTTAGATGGAACAACACAAGGTCTATGCTCTTGCTTTTGTAAGAACGACAATGCCAAGTATTCCCCTGTAGAGAAGATGAATAGAGCTATAAAGAAAGTGGCAGCTTCACCATTGCTTTCTTATCATTCTACACAATCCAACAGAAAATTAAGACCACTACTGAATTCCTGAAGATTGGTCAAGAAAAATAACAATCTCTGTACAGTTTTGTGGGAAACGGGAATTATTTCTGTGCAATACTGTAGGTTTTATGagatttgcaaaattaaaaacagagaagaaatatggAAAAATCTTGCTCgaggatttttttcctacagagaaGAGCACTGAAGCTATGGCGAATGCTTAGAGGCACCATTGGTCATTTTAGGAGCTGTTAGATAAGAGTTCCAATTTGTAACATAGTATTTTGTCTACTAAGTTTATACATACATTATGTATGATATGCAGTCACTGGGGAAGATTATACAAGGTTTATTGAATTCCCATCTTTATGATAACTTAAGAGCCTCTATTTAGGTAGATGtttaaaaaggacagagaagTTAAATtacttaatactttaaaaaatgaggctttttttcttttaaatgttcaTCAGGTTAGCTGTTGGCCAATTTTTAAGGCTAGCTTGTTATATATTTGCTTTTCAGCTCATAATTACTAGAAAGTCATGGTAAAACAGTAACAAAGTGACAGGGCCAGCCTTGAACTTAACACTAATGTATATTGTTTCCATATCCTTAGGGACATGAAGCCTCTTGGAAAGGCTTTCAAGAGGAAGAGCTAGTAGACTGCTCTGAAGTTGATACAAGCTTCTCTGAGAAAAAGAACAGGGCCTGGAGGACCTGTGATAGGGAGCAACTGTTTTCAGATACCTGCATTAAATCTCAGCCGTGCttttctgccagctgctgcagagcagaagatTAGCAGACATGTCCATAGCACTCAAGCAAGTCTTTAATAAAGATAAGACTTTCCGCCCAAAACGCAAGTTTGAACCTGGAACCCAGAGGTTTGAACTTCACAAACGAGCACAGGCCTCTCTGAACTCAGGCGTGGACTTGAAAGCGGCTGTGCAGTTGCCCAGTGGAGAAGACCAAAATGACTGGGTGGCTGTCCATGTTGTTGACTTCTTCAATAGGATCAACCTCATTTATGGAACTATCTGTGAGTTCTGCACAGAGAGGACCTGCCCAGTGATGTCTGGAGGCCCTAAGTATGAGTACCGGTGGCAGGATGATATGAAGTACAAGAAGCCCACAGCGTTGCCAGCACCCCAATATATGAATCTTCTCATGGACTGGATCGAGGTGCAAATCAACAATGAGGATATATTTCCTACAAGTGTAGGTAAGTGCGAGGAAGAAGTCCTAAAGCATAAACTGCCTTTCATTCTGTGCACTAAGCATGTTCTCTTCCCACCCTCATTTTTAGGGATTGTGAAATTCAAGCCTTTAAACagcaggtggggaggaggagggtatCTTGCAGGAATAGTGTGAAATGTATGAAAAGTTAACTGTAGCTGCTAGATATGGTGGGGTTTGTTAgcctaaaatgttttcattctagGCATTTGTCCCTGGTAAGCCTCTCAGGTTAATCACTAAGTGTGGTCAGCATTGCATTATTAGCTTGTTGAAAGCTAATCAAGTTTGCGTTGCTTTGCACTTTGCTTGGCCAGTTAGGCAGATGCAGAATGGATGGAAAGCAAAGCCTAATTAGAGTGATATCCTCCCTTCGAAGTGTGTACAGCTGTGCACAGTACAAGGCAGTGGAGAGTCAGGAATGCAGTGGACTCTGCCCTCCCACCCTTTCTTGACTTTCCATCCAAAACTGACAAATTGGGAAGTGAATTATTGTCCAAATTACTGTTTCTAAGACTATATACAGCTAACAAGCTTTACTATGGTTTAACCAGACAGCCCAGATGAGAGAGCTGTTAAAGGCAGCacaattttccttttataataCTATAGTTAGTTTTCCTGAAGAGTGGGGCAAGTAGGTGGAAGTATCTTTGCTGGAATAGTTCCCTCTGGATGAGGAGGACTTTGCAGAAGAGTGCATTGTGTAGTGTAGACAGCCTAAATCTTTAGCTGTGGCTGCAGGTAATAAAAAAAGACAGGATGGTATACCTTAGAGATGTCAGTATACTTACGTAATTTTTAGCAGTTTTAGTTAATGAGTCCTGATTCAGTTCTTGCAAGTGGGAAAACTGGGAGCTTGCTGTAAGAAATGAGATGTTATATATAAGTACTTGGCCCAGCTGAGTAACAAACAAGAAGAATGCTCTATGTTAAAATTAGTTCAGCCTCATATTTTGCAGTTTATACACAGCTGGGCCTGCGGCTAATTGGTAGATAATACATCAAGAGGCTGTGTCTATCAGTATTTCCTGACCTTTGAAATACCTTATTCTTGGCCTTGACAGCTATTTGTCTGGACAAACATGTGGTTTGTTTCCCAGTTCCTAttacttttcttttctgcacTAATAGGAAGAAAGAAGGCAGTAACTATAGCTTTTAATCTGGACTTTGCCAGCACAGCAAAAAGAATGAGGATTTCAAAGGAAGCGGTACCGTGTATTTTATGTAGTGAAAAATGGGTTTGACTTCTCATGCATTTGTTGTTTTATGTTTCTTTAGGGTGAATGATTTTTGGAATTGAAGGTGGGTTGAAGGTGCAGTGAAGTATGTGATTTTTGCTTCCATTGGTATTTCTACAGGCTTTTGTTATACCAAGTTTCCATCTTGGAGTATTCCAATACTACTCTGTGCTCTTGCAGTTTCCATATGCAGAAAATGTGGTCTGTCTGCAAGCATGGGGAGCAGGTAATACACTGGCGTGCTGATGGGCTTTACTGAACCAACAAATAATCTATAACACACAAGCTTTCAGCTCTAGATGCTCCCCCCTCATGTTTGTAGTAAGATACATCTGGAGGAACTTTGTCTTGAAGGCTTACCTATTTTAAGCCTAAGAATGGAATTAGTAAATACCTTCAATCtactgtttttctcctcctagCAGCTCCTGCTGTTGTAGATCAAAACAAATCTAAAGAAACTGAGAAAGGGGAAAGACCTGTGGTCTCTAGAATGGGGCAGGACTCTGATACAAGTCAGAACAGGAATGCTTGATGTCTGTGAAAAATCTTTGTCTCACTCTGAATTGACCcaaaggaaggggagaagccTGCTTGAGCCTTCATGGAGTGGTGGACTGCGCCATGGTTGTATTACAGACCAAGATGACTGGATAGCCCCATAAAGAGATTTTGTAGATACCCTTTGGAGCATTATTCCATAGAGCAGCACTTGCATCCGTATTCCACTCTCCCCTCCTCTTGAGCCTTTGTCACAGATACCATAGTAGCCATCTGCACACTTCTCATTATCTTCTTGATTCACCAATTTGTGATATGAAACTGTTGGTAAAATTGCTTAGCAGGCCTTAGATCTTACAATACAGAAACAGATGCACACTGCGTTGATTTTGGCGTTCTGGGTACCTCTTCTCTCAGCAAGTCCCTACTTAGACACCCAAAATGGTCAAAGGGAATTTTGGGTCTGTTCCTGGGTAAGTTACTTTTCTTTCAAGGGAatctttctgatttctttgtaCATCAATAccctatctgtaaaatggagatgataCTACCTGCCGGCCTGTCTGAGTACTGCTTGTAAAGCTGTTGAATGAAATGCAGTCACTCAGCATGTATATTGttacatgttttgcttttcacaaTTGATCAGAGAGAAGCTTTGTTATTGTGTTGGGTACTGTTTGTTCCTACCTGTTCTGCAGCAGCCTTTGGTTAGATGCATCATAGGCTTGGTATTAATGCAAACCACTATTTTCATTCAGAGAAATTAATGACGGTGAAAATGACAATTGTTCATTCTTCAAAGCAGTTGAAATAGATCTTGAAAGATGATATACTCAGATGTGAAAACGAAACAGGCTTAGGTATGTCCTTACTAATAGTACAACAATTTTAAAGCATTGAGTTGGCTGTAACTTAGAGATTAATTTATTGCTTTGAATCTTTGTAGCATATGGTCTGCAGAGAATTGTTCTGTAAAAAGTGTATGTCCAGTGGATGGGATTTGGGCTGACCTTTCCATTAGCAAACGAGTTTGGTGAAGAGATCCAGAGTGGGATTCGTAGGAGCTGTCCACAGAAACTTGAACACATTTTTCTCAGCTTAATCCTATTAAACTTGTCCTCTTTCATTTGACATATCTCATGCAAACTATCTAAAAAGGGATTTCAAGAACTGTGATTAAGGGCAGCTTTCACTGAGGAGCTactttcaaggaaaataattttgggaTAGGGATAGCCAGGCTCggtgggcttttttttgtggtggtgttgttcctctgtgctttaaaaaaaccacaaatgcagTTGAGTTATACATTGTTATGAATGTTATATTTAACACTCCCGGTGTTTACATTGGCACGATGACCTCTGGCCACTTACCAGCCTCTGTACTTCCTGTGGTCTGGTGCtatttcccctctgctttctccaGTCATTCTGGTCTGTTCATTTGCTGGTAAAAAGCCTGTTCCTCCAGCCATTCTCACTAAACTGGCTGGCAGGAGAAAAGGGAGCTGGTATAGGAACGGAAGAGCTGTCAAGACTTGTGTGCAGGTGACAAAAACAGGTGCTGAATATTAGGACCACCTCGTTGTATAGCAAAGCTTTAAGGACTGTCTTTGTAAAACGGCCTCAGAGCCTGCAGAGGATTTTAGACATGAGTATGTCCTTGTTCTTATTTCCATTATTCTCAATTTCCTTTATCCATTTTAAGTGGATTTAAGGCATGTAAGAGGCTGACAGCTCTGGAAACAAGTTCTGCATGTAACCACAGATACACCCTGACCTGTCTCAGCCCTCACTGAGTGGGAATTCAGAAACAGAACGGAGGAGAGTTCACTCTGTATGCCTGCTCAGGCCACTCTGATGAAGCTATCCATATTAGTCCCCAGCATGAATTTTTGTAGTGTGCTGGAGTTTTATTTAGCCTTAGGGTAAACTCTCTTTCTCCAGTAAATACTAGTTGCTCTTCCAGGCACCTAGTAGTCTCACTATTTAAACACCTTTCAAGGGATATATTTCCCAGGCTTATATGGACAACTTAAATACTCCGTAGCCTCAGAAGTaccttccccccccgccctttttttTATCTCTGTGCTTTTTGGTAAACAGGCTGAAGAAATCATTTGGAGTGGGAAGCAGTTGATACTTGGGACAGATGCAGGTTTTGGTGAACTGCAATTGTCAGCTTTCACAGTATGTGTTTGGGCAGTGTCAAAAAAGGAGCTAAGAAAGCAAGCAGCTCTCTACTGCTGTACTCCCTTCAGGCCCTGATTCCCAAACAAGACAAATTCAGTTGCCTTAGGTTTTTTCTCGTCCTCATTGCAGCCTTAAATTGGGAGTAATTCTGTCTTGTTTGGATTTTCAGTGAATGG from Aptenodytes patagonicus chromosome Z, bAptPat1.pri.cur, whole genome shotgun sequence harbors:
- the MOB3B gene encoding MOB kinase activator 3B, which produces MSIALKQVFNKDKTFRPKRKFEPGTQRFELHKRAQASLNSGVDLKAAVQLPSGEDQNDWVAVHVVDFFNRINLIYGTICEFCTERTCPVMSGGPKYEYRWQDDMKYKKPTALPAPQYMNLLMDWIEVQINNEDIFPTSVGVPFPKNFLQICKKILCRLFRVFVHVYIHHFDRIILMGAEAHVNTCYKHFYYFVTELNLIDRKELEPLKEMTTRMCH